A window of the Burkholderia sp. 9120 genome harbors these coding sequences:
- a CDS encoding 3-oxoacyl-ACP reductase produces MNDSYLNFVNSPFGARLARSLGLPKPEVLHRYRADQPEFSGMVALGAGREPHLLDALANLVASIGVTSVAHESAGLWVPLANRRGLMTGRFEAADGGSHGRLAALLFDASGIEDSSQLEPLHGFFHDTLRSLGKCGRIVVLGRPPESCANPRQWTAQRALEGLTRSLGKEARRGITSNLVYVERGAESGIEATLRFFLSPRSAYVSGQVVRIGTVSTATSPTLPPPDFDWTQPLAGRRAVVTGAARGIGAAIASALAAEGAHVIGIDIPSARDALDATLRQLNGTALAFDIAAPEAPAQIAAALDEQGVDIVVHNAGITKDKTIAKMTDAAWQNVIDINLSAQERIDDALLAAGILRDGGRIVAVSSISGIAGNLGQTNYATSKAGVIGRVQSMAPHLRARGITINAVAPGFIETQMTAKIPLAIREAGRRMNSMSQGGQPVDVAQTIAWLAHPGSAGVSGQIVRVCGQSLIGA; encoded by the coding sequence ATGAACGACTCATACCTGAACTTCGTCAACTCGCCGTTCGGCGCGCGCCTCGCGCGTTCGCTCGGCTTGCCGAAGCCCGAGGTGCTGCACCGCTATCGCGCGGACCAGCCCGAATTCAGCGGCATGGTGGCGCTCGGCGCGGGCCGCGAACCGCATCTGCTGGACGCGCTCGCGAATCTGGTGGCGAGCATCGGCGTGACCAGCGTCGCGCATGAAAGCGCCGGGCTATGGGTGCCGCTCGCGAATCGCCGCGGTTTGATGACCGGCCGCTTCGAAGCCGCGGATGGCGGTTCGCACGGTCGGCTTGCCGCGCTGCTGTTCGATGCGAGCGGCATTGAAGACAGCAGCCAGCTTGAACCCCTGCATGGTTTCTTTCACGACACGCTGCGCTCGCTCGGCAAGTGCGGTCGCATCGTCGTGCTGGGGCGGCCGCCGGAGAGCTGCGCGAATCCGCGTCAGTGGACCGCGCAGCGCGCGCTCGAAGGCCTCACGCGCTCGCTCGGCAAGGAGGCGCGGCGCGGTATCACGTCGAACCTCGTCTATGTCGAACGCGGCGCTGAAAGCGGGATTGAAGCGACGTTGCGATTTTTTCTGTCGCCACGCTCGGCGTATGTGTCGGGTCAGGTGGTGCGGATCGGCACGGTGAGCACCGCCACCAGCCCCACCTTGCCCCCGCCCGACTTCGACTGGACCCAACCCCTCGCCGGCCGGCGCGCGGTCGTCACGGGCGCGGCACGCGGCATCGGCGCCGCGATTGCGAGCGCGCTGGCGGCCGAAGGCGCGCACGTGATCGGCATCGACATTCCGTCGGCGCGCGACGCGCTCGACGCCACGCTGCGTCAACTGAACGGCACCGCGCTCGCGTTCGACATCGCCGCCCCCGAAGCGCCCGCACAGATCGCCGCCGCGCTCGACGAACAGGGCGTGGATATCGTCGTGCACAACGCCGGCATCACGAAAGACAAAACCATCGCGAAGATGACCGACGCCGCGTGGCAAAACGTCATCGACATCAACCTCAGCGCGCAGGAACGGATCGACGACGCACTGCTTGCCGCCGGCATTCTGCGCGACGGCGGCCGGATCGTCGCGGTGTCGTCGATCAGCGGCATTGCCGGCAATCTCGGCCAGACCAATTACGCGACGTCGAAGGCCGGCGTGATCGGCCGGGTGCAGAGCATGGCGCCGCATTTGCGCGCGCGCGGCATCACGATCAACGCGGTCGCGCCCGGCTTTATCGAAACGCAGATGACCGCGAAGATTCCGCTCGCCATTCGCGAAGCCGGCCGCCGCATGAACTCGATGAGCCAGGGCGGCCAGCCGGTCGACGTCGCGCAGACCATCGCGTGGCTCGCGCATCCGGGTTCGGCGGGGGTCAGCGGCCAGATTGTGCGCGTGTGCGGCCAAAGCCTGATTGGAGCGTGA
- a CDS encoding acyl-CoA dehydrogenase, which translates to MPWFILVLNIAALALVYVQARAAWWLAFLVVWVAAAHISGATGPVATTLLAIVFVLPALVLAVKPLRRAWLTKPVLDVFRKILPEMSPTERDAIEAGTVWWDAELFSGRPHWDTLLGYGPATLTAEEQTFLDVECEQLCDLANDWETTMIWQDLSPQTWQYIKERGFLGMIIPKQYGGKQFSAYAHSQVIMKLATRCSAAAVSVMVPNSLGPAELLMHYGTEEQKNHYLPRLARGEEIPCFALTSPYAGSDAAAIPDVGIVCKGTFEGRETLGFRVTWDKRYITLGPIATVLGLAFRALDPDHLLDSNDEPGITCALIPTDHPGVNIGRRHWPLNAVFQNGPNSGKDVFIPLDWVIGGRAQVGNGWRMLMECLAAGRAISLPSSNVGMAKIAVRGTGAYAAVRRQFRTAVGKFEGVQEALGRMGGNLYVMDAARRLSAHAVDLGEKPSVISAIAKYHITERARMVINDGMDIAAGKGICMGPSNFLARAYQQVPIAITVEGANILTRCLIIFGQGAIRCHPYVLKEMAATRETDHAKALRDFDDAFFGHVSFTLSNVVRSLVYGVTGGAVIAAPRTAYAPLHAYYRAATRISTAFALLADVSMFVLGGDLKRRERLSGRLGDVLSQLYLISATLKRFEDEGRQQDDLPLVRWGVEDSLYKAQHALDGVLANYPNRLAAGLVRVLAFPFGLPYREPADSLGSEIAELMQTPGAARDRLVSDSYVPHPDVDALGYGELVFQLNPRFTQIDQKLREAVKQGLLEPMPQSLPQLGAWTDAAQRQGLIDADERRVLDDYARYGAHVVKVDDFPADFDLFASLQKRKESLEKALEMAA; encoded by the coding sequence ATGCCGTGGTTCATCCTAGTGCTCAATATTGCCGCCCTCGCGCTCGTCTACGTTCAGGCGCGCGCCGCCTGGTGGCTGGCCTTCCTGGTCGTCTGGGTCGCAGCCGCGCATATCAGCGGCGCAACGGGCCCGGTGGCGACGACGTTGCTCGCGATTGTGTTCGTCCTCCCTGCCCTTGTCCTCGCGGTGAAGCCGCTGCGCCGCGCGTGGCTCACGAAACCGGTGCTCGACGTATTCCGCAAGATCCTGCCGGAGATGTCGCCGACCGAACGCGACGCGATCGAAGCCGGCACGGTCTGGTGGGACGCCGAACTGTTCTCGGGACGCCCGCACTGGGACACGCTGCTCGGCTACGGTCCCGCCACGCTGACGGCGGAAGAACAGACGTTCCTCGACGTCGAATGCGAACAGCTCTGCGATCTCGCGAACGACTGGGAAACCACCATGATCTGGCAGGACCTGTCGCCGCAAACCTGGCAGTACATCAAGGAACGCGGCTTTCTCGGCATGATCATTCCGAAGCAGTACGGCGGCAAACAGTTCTCCGCGTACGCGCATTCGCAGGTCATCATGAAACTCGCCACGCGCTGCTCGGCCGCCGCCGTTTCGGTGATGGTGCCGAACTCGCTCGGCCCCGCCGAATTGCTGATGCACTACGGCACCGAAGAGCAAAAGAACCACTATCTGCCGCGCCTCGCACGCGGCGAAGAAATCCCCTGCTTCGCGTTGACGAGTCCATACGCGGGTTCCGACGCCGCAGCGATTCCCGACGTCGGCATTGTCTGCAAGGGCACGTTCGAAGGCCGTGAAACGCTGGGCTTTCGCGTCACCTGGGACAAGCGCTACATCACGCTCGGTCCGATCGCAACCGTGCTCGGCCTCGCGTTCCGCGCGCTCGATCCCGACCATCTGCTCGACTCGAACGATGAACCCGGCATTACCTGCGCGCTGATTCCGACCGACCATCCGGGCGTGAATATCGGCCGCCGTCACTGGCCGTTGAATGCGGTGTTCCAGAACGGTCCGAACTCGGGCAAGGACGTCTTCATTCCGCTCGACTGGGTGATCGGCGGCCGCGCGCAGGTCGGCAACGGCTGGCGCATGCTGATGGAATGTCTTGCGGCGGGCCGGGCGATTTCGCTGCCGTCGTCGAATGTGGGCATGGCGAAGATCGCCGTGCGCGGCACCGGCGCCTATGCGGCGGTACGCCGCCAGTTCCGCACCGCCGTCGGCAAGTTCGAGGGCGTGCAGGAAGCGCTCGGCCGCATGGGCGGCAACCTGTACGTGATGGACGCCGCGCGCCGCCTGTCCGCGCATGCGGTCGACCTCGGCGAAAAACCGTCGGTGATTTCGGCGATCGCGAAGTATCACATCACCGAGCGCGCCCGCATGGTCATCAACGACGGCATGGATATCGCCGCCGGCAAGGGCATCTGCATGGGGCCGTCGAACTTTCTCGCGCGCGCCTATCAGCAGGTGCCGATCGCGATCACCGTGGAAGGCGCGAACATTCTGACGCGCTGCCTGATCATCTTCGGCCAGGGCGCGATTCGCTGTCATCCGTACGTGCTGAAGGAAATGGCCGCGACCCGCGAAACCGATCACGCGAAAGCCCTGCGCGATTTCGACGACGCGTTCTTCGGCCACGTCAGCTTCACGCTGTCCAACGTGGTGCGCAGTCTGGTCTACGGCGTCACGGGCGGCGCGGTGATCGCCGCGCCGCGCACGGCGTACGCGCCGCTGCACGCGTACTACCGCGCGGCGACGCGTATATCGACCGCATTCGCGTTGCTCGCCGATGTCTCCATGTTCGTGCTCGGCGGCGATCTGAAGCGTCGTGAACGCCTCTCCGGACGACTGGGCGACGTGCTGTCGCAGCTCTACCTGATTTCGGCGACGCTCAAGCGTTTCGAAGACGAAGGCCGTCAGCAGGACGATCTGCCTCTGGTGCGCTGGGGGGTGGAAGACTCGCTGTACAAGGCGCAACACGCGCTCGACGGCGTGCTCGCCAACTATCCGAACCGCCTCGCCGCGGGCCTCGTGCGCGTGCTCGCGTTCCCGTTCGGGCTGCCGTACCGCGAGCCGGCCGACAGTCTCGGCAGCGAGATCGCCGAGTTGATGCAGACGCCCGGCGCGGCGCGCGACCGCCTGGTGTCGGACTCGTACGTGCCGCATCCCGACGTGGATGCGCTCGGCTACGGCGAACTGGTGTTCCAGTTGAATCCGCGCTTCACGCAGATCGACCAGAAGCTGCGTGAAGCCGTCAAGCAGGGCCTGCTCGAACCGATGCCGCAAAGCCTGCCGCAACTAGGCGCGTGGACCGACGCGGCGCAGCGCCAAGGCCTGATCGACGCCGACGAGCGCCGCGTGCTGGACGACTATGCCCGCTACGGCGCGCACGTCGTGAAGGTCGACGACTTCCCCGCCGACTTCGACCTGTTCGCGAGTTTGCAGAAGCGCAAGGAGTCGCTCGAAAAGGCGTTGGAAATGGCAGCTTGA
- a CDS encoding TetR/AcrR family transcriptional regulator, which produces MAVRTTGRHAGDTKSRILDAAETLFIECGYEAMSLRQITSRAEVNLAAVNYHFGSKESLIHSMLSRRLDKLNQERLKLLDRFDDMLGARLTCEHVLGAMFIPALRLSRDPRVGGKAFLRLLGRAYTDPSSFIRDFLNAHYESVAVRFFDAFQRALPHLPREELGWRLHFAIGALSGVLAGTDTDSLISEFSQGKSMNDLQLIARLASLMVAALKAPLPDSTQLAAFAAVLGDATESGADCPLQSAAQAANPAGVTQSAQSAQGAMQSTDADAADTRDDEHRGGAMDASSFQHALHGTA; this is translated from the coding sequence ATGGCAGTTCGCACAACAGGCCGGCACGCCGGCGATACGAAGTCCCGCATCCTCGACGCCGCCGAAACCCTCTTTATCGAATGCGGCTACGAGGCGATGTCGCTGCGCCAGATTACTTCGCGGGCCGAAGTGAATCTCGCGGCGGTCAACTATCACTTCGGCAGCAAGGAATCGCTGATTCACTCGATGCTGTCGCGCCGCCTCGACAAGCTCAATCAGGAGCGTCTCAAGCTGCTCGACCGCTTCGACGACATGCTCGGCGCACGTCTGACCTGCGAGCACGTGCTCGGCGCGATGTTCATTCCGGCACTGCGTTTGTCGCGCGATCCGCGGGTGGGCGGCAAGGCGTTTCTGCGCTTGCTGGGGCGCGCGTATACGGATCCGTCGTCCTTCATTCGCGACTTTCTGAATGCGCATTACGAGTCGGTGGCCGTGCGCTTTTTCGACGCGTTTCAGCGTGCGTTGCCGCATCTGCCGCGCGAGGAACTCGGCTGGCGGTTGCACTTCGCGATCGGCGCGTTGTCGGGTGTGCTGGCCGGCACCGATACCGACAGCCTGATCTCCGAGTTCTCGCAGGGCAAGTCGATGAACGACCTGCAGTTGATCGCGCGTCTTGCGTCGCTGATGGTGGCCGCGCTCAAGGCACCGCTGCCCGACAGTACGCAACTCGCCGCGTTCGCCGCGGTGCTGGGCGACGCGACGGAGAGCGGTGCGGACTGTCCGCTGCAAAGCGCCGCGCAGGCGGCGAACCCCGCCGGCGTGACGCAATCGGCGCAATCGGCGCAAGGCGCAATGCAGTCGACAGATGCGGATGCAGCGGATACGCGCGACGACGAACATCGCGGCGGCGCGATGGACGCAAGTTCGTTTCAGCACGCGCTGCATGGCACAGCCTGA